The following nucleotide sequence is from Ornithodoros turicata isolate Travis chromosome 2, ASM3712646v1, whole genome shotgun sequence.
AGGCGGTAGCGATTGTGTCTGTTTGAGCTCGTGCGCTTATAGGCCGAGGTAGAGTGACTGGTCTGGTTTGGCGGGTGTGCGCCTGCGTACTGGTTTTTGTATCATtaaactgttcgttggagtAGCGCCTGTCCCGTCCTCTCTGCTTTCGTCGTGTCTATTCGcgctttattttttcttcatgtcTAGTCGCCaacgtgcccaacagcgagtcctctTGGAAATCCCTTAGATTATCCTTTTGTTTGGTACCCAGTCATGCCGGGATACCCGGCAACAAACTAGCAGACACTGCTGCAGCAGCTGCACTTTTTGGTGATATAACACCGTTTGATGTTCCTACTCAGGACCTGAGATCAGCCTTGGGGAGGACAGTAAATCAGGAATGGCAACAGTTTTGGAACGTGTATATAAATAATAAGATCTGGCTGGTAGGTATAGCTAGATAGCTACGTAGGCTTTGCTAGGTAGTATAGGTAATGTATGCAAGATTCTAAAAATCGCATGCACGAAGTCATTCTATTGCGCCTGAGAACTGGACTTACGCATCTGACACACAGTTGCTTATTTCGTGCAGAAGAGCGACCCCAATGTACCCATCGTGAGGTGCGCCTCTTCGTGCTGCACGTCCTCATTAAATGTCCTTCATACGCATCCCACCGGCGTCGCCACTTTTATTAATTTTACCGACATAATCTGCCACTTCACCCAGCACTATTGCTGGGCAACGACCCCCTTTACCCTTTGGTAGAGCTCTAAGCTTTTTCACGGATATTGACTTTATAACTGACTTGTAATTTCAGAAGTCCTTACGCATTCCTTTTATTGTATCATTCAGTTTTTTTACCATTCGCAATGTTTTGGTTTTAACGTACTATTGTTTTAACCAATTGGTACTTCATCTAACACTGCCTTGGCGCGTTATGGCCtaagttgctcatgcgccataagaacaccaatcatcatcatcatcatcatcaatcttgAGCATTCCTCATCCCGTTTACTGCCCTTTTCCCGCCCGTAAATGGCAATAAACACATTTTAACATAGAGGACGAAGAAATGCAATATAATAATTTAATTGTGGCACATTAATTACACAGTTGTCTAGCCGTAGAAGCCATGGCCGTAGCCATAACCGCCGTATCCACCGTAGCCACCATATCCGCCGTAACCTCCATAACCACCCTGTCCACCATAGCCTCCGTAGCCAAAACCGCGACCATAACCGCCGTATCCAAGACCGTATCCACCGTAGCCGCCATAGCCGTGTCCGTAGCCACCATACCCTCCGTATCCACCATATCCTCCGTAGCCGCCATATCCTCCGTAGCCAAGACCATAGCCTCCGAAGTAGCCAGCAGACGCCATAGTCGCCATCAGACAGAAAACGGCGAGAACGATCTAAAAGGAAGTGAAGGACATCGTTCTTATGTTTGTTTTGGATAATTCAATGATTTTTCATGTTCTGCTGGTAAAACAGTAAAACGACACGCGGTAGAATTTAACGTGGGCTGGGAAGTGTAAGAACTGTGCGGAACAAGCGACATGAACGCTGTCCCACGGGTGGCTTTGCAGTTACATATCAGCGTGCGGACATACATCATTGTTTTAGTTGTACATTTATGAAACAGAGCAGAAGGGATCAAAGAACGTCCTGCGTTGTTTTGTGCACATCAGTGCTATACGTCTTTGGACGAACTCTTCGCCACGGTTGAACTATAACTTCACTAGAATGGGGAAAAACTAACAATAAGATAGCTATCCCATTTATGCCATGCCAGCCAGAGAAACCCACTCTACGTATAACCAAAAAACCGCGAGATGTGGGGCAAGGGAACCGGAGCAGACTTGATGTTATTGACTGTAGCGAATACTTACAAGGGACCTCATGTTGTCACTCGGGTAGCGTAGGAAGCAGTGAATGTTGCCACTAGAAGTGCTCTCCGCTTATATACCACCTCTTGCGCCGCAGTGGAACATTCCCGTCTCGCAACGCAATTAACCATTTAGTGAGACCGGCAGTGAACGGAAAACTAcgattctttctttctcttcaaTTTTTCTTGTTCGCTCTCAGTTTCACGGTCATGAACTTGTTTCCGCCTCGTCGATCTTTCGTATATTTTATTCTTTCATTTTTGTATGTTATCGCTGATGTGTTACAACAGCAGCAAAAGCGGTCACAATGTTCCTCACCTGGCGGAATTCAATCCGTGCAGTCGCTTCACCACACTGAGTTGATGAAAATGAAGACAATTGTGGGTATGTTGGTAATAAACGCGTATTAGAGAGCGTGTGTTCCTTTTAGTTTGTGGTCGAATCACAGTAGTTTTCATCTTACATGTTCTTTCTGGCCTTAACGGCTATCCCTCTCAAAGCCTTTCGGAACGATGCATTGCGCTTTTCTCTTTCAGCAAACTGAGAATTATTTACCGTGTGATGCGTTTCATAAATGGGTGGCTAAAATTACCAAATGTCGAAATGCATATCGGCCATAGACGGCTTATGACATTTTCCTCCTTTCTGTATCATTTCAGCGTTGATTTATTAATGTGCCTCGGCAGCAGAAATCCAACTTGACGAAATAGTTCCCgcgactgaaaaaaaaaaaaaaaaaatgaacggACCGTTACACAGTACAACCTGATTTCACAGTCAGCTGTTTGTGGGCCACTGCTTAATGGTGCTTGTAGTACAATAGGTACCAGTGAACCTGCACTTGATGAAATGCAGCTTCTGCTCAAAAACACTCCAAATATTAAACATTTATTCCAAAGAGTGCTTAATTCCCTGGGCTTACCGTGTACTCACTACAGCGAGACTGGACTGTGTATCGTTTTCCTTCATCCCCCCAAGTACAACTTACAATACAATGATTGAAATGTTTCATAATCATACAGTGTCTACCGGCCAATCCGATCGTGCCTTCGCATGATACGTGTCACATCACCACtaatgggcaaagtacctcaaaattctatgtgaagtaaagtaccaagtatcTAGCAGCTCCTCTGCgttaagtaaagtacaaagcaCCATACCACAAATATACCAGAGCTAAAATACAAAGTCCTTTGCGAAGTACTTTTAAGGTGGTGTCCGCGAGGTATCCGGAATTATAAAGTTAATGTGATACCGACCTGGGGATGCCTTTCATAAGAAAACACCAATAAGTTTTGCAATATTCGTTCGTGTTTTTCATAGAACATGAAAAACATCGAATTGTAAACCAACTGCCACCTTCCGGTTAAATGGGCCGTTCCCTGCTTagcctcttccggtgacgtaatcAGCATTGCCGGCGAGATTCCCAATCGCTCGGCTGACGGCGTCGCTAGGCTGGTTGCAATTCGATACCACCGACAGCATGAACGCAGATGTTCCTAGCgactgttcggcagcagattgcgAGTCGGAAGATCGTATTTTGTGACGGACAGCCTGCCTTCATAACCAATTCTAGTGACGTCGGCAGTGAtctatccagacccccccccctacacccccaaaTATCCAGTGACACCCCtgtaactttttcacctgtgtataCCCTAcggggggtgcccttgc
It contains:
- the LOC135383680 gene encoding neuropeptide-like protein 31; protein product: MRSLIVLAVFCLMATMASAGYFGGYGLGYGGYGGYGGYGGYGGYGGYGHGYGGYGGYGLGYGGYGRGFGYGGYGGQGGYGGYGGYGGYGGYGGYGYGHGFYG